A genomic window from Sulfurospirillum multivorans DSM 12446 includes:
- a CDS encoding amino acid ABC transporter permease, with the protein MLALLRNQKIRGIFFQLLTVIGLVAFLWYIGSNTVANIEQRGIQTGFGFLDGTAGFGIDQSPIAYTEENTHGRVFIVGLLNTLIIAFVGILCATIVGLLIGILRLSNNWLIARLAKAYIDFFRNIPLLLQILFWYNVVLRSMPSPKQSFNFFDIFFINNRGLYFPLPEYNATFFTMLASVIGAFIASIVLNTWANRRKLATGKDFMVFPFAIGMLILFPVLAYFIGGSHLNFSYPELMGFNFKGGKTLSPEFLALTFALTIYTATFIAEAVRSGIEAVSHGQKEAAISLGFSPYQSLKLVVLPQAIRISIPPIINQYLNLIKNSSLATAVGYPEIVTVFAGTSLNQVGQAIEIISMTMLVYLIISLIVSAILNWFNHKMKIQER; encoded by the coding sequence ATGTTAGCACTTTTGAGAAATCAAAAGATTCGAGGAATTTTTTTCCAACTCTTAACCGTTATTGGCTTGGTTGCTTTTTTGTGGTATATTGGTAGCAACACCGTAGCCAATATAGAACAAAGAGGCATTCAAACAGGCTTTGGCTTTTTGGATGGAACCGCAGGATTTGGTATCGACCAATCCCCTATTGCCTACACGGAAGAAAACACCCATGGGCGTGTTTTTATTGTAGGACTTCTCAATACCCTTATTATCGCTTTTGTGGGCATTTTGTGTGCAACGATTGTAGGTCTACTAATCGGTATTTTGCGACTTTCAAACAACTGGCTCATTGCAAGACTTGCGAAAGCTTATATTGATTTTTTTAGAAATATCCCTCTTTTACTCCAAATACTCTTTTGGTACAACGTCGTACTTCGTTCTATGCCAAGTCCCAAACAGAGTTTTAATTTTTTCGACATTTTCTTCATTAACAATCGCGGACTTTACTTTCCATTACCCGAATACAATGCAACGTTTTTTACAATGCTTGCAAGCGTCATTGGTGCATTCATTGCTTCCATTGTGCTTAATACATGGGCGAACAGACGCAAATTAGCCACAGGAAAAGATTTTATGGTCTTCCCTTTTGCGATAGGCATGTTGATTCTCTTTCCCGTATTGGCGTATTTCATTGGGGGGTCACACCTTAATTTTAGTTATCCAGAGCTGATGGGCTTTAACTTCAAAGGGGGAAAGACACTTTCACCTGAGTTTTTAGCACTGACATTTGCGCTCACCATTTATACGGCTACGTTCATTGCTGAAGCGGTACGTTCAGGCATTGAAGCAGTGAGTCATGGACAAAAAGAGGCGGCTATTTCACTCGGCTTTAGTCCTTACCAATCTTTAAAATTGGTTGTTTTACCTCAAGCCATTCGTATTTCTATCCCTCCGATTATTAATCAATATCTCAATCTTATTAAAAACTCCTCATTGGCAACAGCCGTTGGTTATCCTGAGATTGTGACTGTTTTTGCAGGTACATCTCTCAACCAAGTAGGACAAGCCATTGAAATTATTTCGATGACAATGCTCGTCTATCTTATTATCAGTTTAATTGTATCAGCGATACTCAACTGGTTCAATCATAAAATGAAGATTCAGGAGCGTTAA
- a CDS encoding amino acid ABC transporter substrate-binding protein, whose translation MMLRSKLAKISLATITVLGLGSTTLSADTLSEVQKQGFVKCGVDGGLPGFSEVGGDGVYKGIDVDLCRAVAAAVLGDAKKVKYIALNAKERLTALQSGEIDMLSRNTTWTQTRDTTLGLNFMVVNYYDGQGFMVTKKLGVKSAKELDGASICLQTGTTTELNVADYFRSNKMKYKLVSYDTNDQVVKAYESGRCDVLTSDQSQLYGLRIKLAKPDESVVLPEVISKEPLGPVVRQGDDKWFDIVKWSFYAMLTAEESGVTTANVDAMLKSDNPDIKRLLGVEGQMGENLGLKKDFAYNIVKQVGNYGESFDKTVGAGSPLKIARGYNALWTKGGLQYAPPFR comes from the coding sequence ATGATGTTACGTTCTAAACTCGCTAAAATCTCTTTAGCAACAATTACAGTTTTGGGTCTTGGCTCAACAACACTCAGTGCTGATACACTCAGCGAAGTACAAAAACAAGGTTTCGTAAAATGTGGTGTTGATGGTGGGCTTCCAGGCTTTTCTGAAGTAGGCGGTGATGGTGTTTATAAAGGTATCGATGTTGATTTATGTCGTGCCGTAGCAGCAGCAGTTTTAGGCGATGCTAAAAAAGTTAAATACATTGCGCTCAATGCAAAAGAGCGTTTAACTGCGCTTCAATCAGGCGAGATCGATATGCTCTCACGTAATACAACATGGACACAAACCAGAGACACAACTCTTGGTCTTAACTTTATGGTTGTGAACTATTACGATGGTCAAGGCTTTATGGTTACTAAAAAACTTGGTGTTAAGAGTGCTAAAGAGCTAGATGGTGCTTCTATTTGTCTTCAAACAGGAACCACAACAGAGCTTAACGTAGCTGATTATTTTAGAAGCAATAAAATGAAATACAAACTTGTCTCTTACGATACCAACGATCAAGTTGTTAAAGCGTATGAATCAGGGAGATGTGATGTTTTAACCTCTGACCAATCTCAACTTTACGGTTTGAGAATCAAATTGGCTAAACCAGATGAGTCTGTCGTTCTTCCAGAAGTTATCTCTAAAGAGCCTTTAGGACCGGTTGTTAGACAAGGTGATGATAAATGGTTTGACATTGTTAAATGGTCATTCTATGCCATGTTAACTGCTGAAGAATCAGGTGTCACTACTGCAAATGTCGATGCAATGCTTAAATCTGACAATCCAGACATCAAACGTCTTTTAGGTGTTGAGGGTCAAATGGGTGAAAACTTAGGTCTTAAAAAAGATTTTGCCTATAACATTGTTAAACAAGTCGGTAACTACGGTGAATCATTTGATAAAACCGTAGGGGCTGGTTCTCCTCTTAAAATTGCACGCGGTTATAACGCCCTTTGGACTAAAGGCGGATTACAATACGCGCCTCCTTTTAGATAG
- a CDS encoding class II 3-deoxy-7-phosphoheptulonate synthase codes for MSSWTRASWREKPIKQQPTYTNQELLKSVEQELSKYPPLVFAGEVRQLKASLADVVAGKAFLLQGGDCAESFSEFNAVNIRDMFKVMLQMAVVLTFAGGCPIVKVGRLAGQFAKPRSSDYEEMDGVSLPSYRGDIINDIEFTEESRVPNPKRMLKAYNQSAATMNLLRAFSRGGLADLHQVHKWTLGFVSESPLGERYQHLCDRISETLAFMEACGITSANTPNINETVVYTSHEALLLNYEEALTRQDSLTGDWYDCSAHMLWIGDRTRDVDDAHVEFLTGVKNPIGIKAGPSMTAEGLMKLVYKLNPENEPGRLNIIVRMGADKIEKEFPKLVQAVKAAGAHVLWSIDPMHGNTIKASNNYKTRSFDEVLREVKGFFKVHEEEGTFPGGVHLEMTGQDVTECIGGAQEITEEKLACRYHTQCDPRLNANQALELAFLIADSLKAARQRFLAQ; via the coding sequence ATGAGTTCTTGGACGCGCGCATCATGGAGAGAAAAACCAATCAAGCAACAACCAACCTATACCAACCAAGAGTTGTTAAAAAGTGTTGAGCAAGAACTGAGCAAATATCCGCCCCTTGTTTTTGCAGGAGAAGTAAGACAACTCAAAGCCTCATTAGCCGATGTGGTTGCAGGAAAAGCTTTCTTGCTTCAAGGTGGAGATTGTGCGGAGAGTTTCAGTGAGTTTAATGCGGTCAATATCCGTGATATGTTCAAAGTCATGCTTCAAATGGCGGTTGTTTTAACCTTTGCAGGAGGCTGTCCCATCGTTAAAGTAGGGCGACTAGCGGGTCAATTTGCCAAACCTAGATCATCTGATTATGAAGAGATGGACGGTGTTTCACTTCCAAGCTATCGTGGAGACATTATCAACGACATTGAATTTACAGAAGAGTCACGTGTTCCAAACCCAAAAAGAATGCTCAAAGCTTACAATCAGTCTGCTGCGACGATGAACCTTTTGCGTGCTTTTTCACGCGGTGGTTTGGCCGACCTTCACCAAGTTCACAAATGGACATTAGGCTTTGTCTCTGAGAGTCCTTTGGGGGAACGTTACCAACACCTTTGCGACCGCATTTCTGAGACATTAGCGTTTATGGAAGCGTGTGGCATCACCTCTGCCAATACCCCAAACATCAACGAAACCGTTGTCTACACATCGCATGAAGCGTTGCTTCTGAACTACGAAGAGGCGTTGACGCGCCAAGATAGCTTGACAGGTGACTGGTACGACTGTTCCGCACACATGCTCTGGATTGGGGATCGTACCCGTGATGTAGATGATGCGCATGTGGAATTTCTCACAGGCGTTAAAAATCCTATCGGCATTAAAGCGGGGCCTAGTATGACCGCTGAGGGCTTGATGAAGCTTGTCTACAAACTCAACCCTGAAAATGAGCCAGGACGTCTCAATATCATCGTGAGAATGGGCGCAGACAAGATCGAAAAAGAGTTCCCAAAATTGGTTCAAGCGGTTAAAGCAGCAGGAGCACATGTGCTTTGGAGCATCGATCCGATGCACGGCAACACCATTAAAGCATCGAACAATTACAAAACACGCTCGTTTGATGAAGTGCTTCGCGAAGTCAAAGGCTTCTTTAAAGTTCACGAAGAAGAGGGCACCTTCCCTGGTGGCGTTCACTTAGAAATGACCGGTCAAGATGTGACTGAGTGCATCGGAGGAGCGCAAGAGATCACCGAAGAGAAACTCGCATGTCGCTACCACACCCAATGTGACCCACGCCTCAACGCCAACCAAGCCCTAGAGCTTGCATTTCTGATCGCAGACTCCCTCAAAGCCGCACGTCAACGATTTTTAGCGCAGTAA
- a CDS encoding DnaJ domain-containing protein, with protein MIQGLEYSDFDKALTTLGVVAKTDRKTLHKLYLSLSKEFHPDAQNGDTAKFQEINDAYQLIKAYMENYRFDFDEAEFKKQYPFSKSDWLCGR; from the coding sequence ATGATCCAAGGTTTAGAGTACAGCGATTTTGATAAAGCGCTCACAACCTTGGGCGTTGTCGCCAAAACCGACAGAAAAACCCTTCATAAACTCTATTTATCTCTTTCAAAAGAGTTCCACCCCGATGCCCAAAATGGCGATACAGCCAAATTTCAAGAGATCAACGATGCGTACCAGTTAATCAAAGCCTATATGGAAAATTATCGGTTTGATTTTGATGAAGCTGAGTTTAAAAAGCAGTATCCGTTTTCGAAGAGCGATTGGCTCTGTGGAAGATAA
- a CDS encoding DedA family protein: MHAIIDWIVQTVGAFGYIGIFVMMLIESSIFPLPSEVVMIPAGYLCAKGEMNLVIVIVLGTLGSIAGALLNYYLAVKLGRKLILKYGHYVFFKPETLEKVEVFFKTHGSFSTFTGRLIPVIRHYISLPAGLARMNVWLFCFYTGFGAAIWVSILTFLGYYFGQNEALLNEHLHTITIAVIIFIVIFAAIYIWLHKKKERKRRAKKIL, encoded by the coding sequence ATGCACGCGATTATTGATTGGATTGTTCAGACAGTTGGCGCTTTTGGGTACATTGGTATTTTTGTGATGATGCTCATTGAAAGCAGTATTTTCCCGCTTCCGAGTGAAGTGGTGATGATTCCTGCGGGGTATTTGTGTGCCAAAGGCGAGATGAATTTGGTGATTGTCATTGTGCTTGGTACACTTGGAAGCATTGCAGGCGCACTTTTGAATTACTATTTAGCCGTTAAACTGGGTCGAAAGCTTATTTTAAAGTACGGACATTACGTTTTCTTCAAGCCTGAGACACTGGAAAAAGTGGAAGTTTTTTTCAAAACGCACGGCTCATTTTCAACGTTTACAGGAAGACTGATTCCTGTCATTCGTCACTACATTTCATTACCTGCAGGGCTTGCGCGGATGAATGTGTGGCTTTTTTGTTTTTACACAGGCTTTGGTGCAGCCATTTGGGTCAGCATCTTGACCTTTTTAGGCTATTACTTTGGTCAAAATGAAGCACTGCTCAATGAGCATTTGCATACCATTACCATTGCAGTGATTATTTTTATCGTCATTTTTGCCGCTATTTATATCTGGTTGCATAAGAAAAAAGAGCGCAAACGCAGAGCTAAAAAGATCTTATAG
- a CDS encoding desulfoferrodoxin family protein, whose translation MPKIFTPETFSPEEREARKDFIDKHTPYIYCDTALQKGVPAFVRVRVGSEHAHIDDFNHYISTITLFDADHMLAKVELAACIVSAEERKGNAEVAFSIVPSKDVYHFNAQCYCTKHGLWQGKEVEVSVN comes from the coding sequence ATGCCAAAAATTTTTACACCCGAAACATTTAGTCCTGAAGAGCGCGAAGCTCGCAAAGATTTTATCGACAAACATACGCCGTACATCTACTGTGATACAGCGCTGCAAAAAGGTGTTCCTGCCTTTGTGCGCGTTCGTGTCGGAAGTGAACATGCGCATATCGATGATTTTAACCATTACATCTCGACCATTACGCTCTTTGATGCCGATCATATGCTTGCTAAAGTCGAACTGGCCGCGTGCATCGTGAGTGCGGAGGAGCGAAAAGGTAATGCAGAAGTGGCTTTTTCCATTGTTCCGAGCAAAGACGTCTACCATTTCAATGCTCAATGCTACTGCACGAAGCATGGTTTATGGCAAGGCAAAGAGGTCGAAGTGAGTGTTAATTAA
- a CDS encoding ATP-binding cassette domain-containing protein: MNQEVLRIENLSFAYPHSKLLYDNFSLHVNIGEVVSILGESGSGKSTLFELIAGNLKAKSGTITTSKLSQIFQDPYTSFHPTYTIINQISDVAPLHDLHQLCHALDLDPDVLAQKPHQLSGGQLQRCSILRALLMKPSLILADEPTSALDNITGLHVMQLLMQFLDQVGILLITHDKNLAAWCSDRMIELKA; encoded by the coding sequence ATGAACCAAGAGGTTTTACGCATTGAAAACCTAAGTTTTGCCTACCCTCATTCCAAGCTTTTGTACGACAATTTTTCTTTACATGTAAACATTGGAGAAGTTGTCTCGATCTTGGGCGAGAGCGGCAGTGGCAAGAGCACGCTTTTTGAACTCATTGCAGGAAATCTTAAAGCCAAAAGTGGCACGATCACGACCTCAAAACTGTCGCAAATTTTCCAAGACCCCTACACCTCCTTTCATCCAACCTATACGATCATCAACCAAATCAGCGACGTCGCGCCGTTGCATGACCTGCACCAACTCTGCCATGCACTCGATCTTGACCCCGATGTCTTGGCGCAAAAACCCCATCAACTCAGCGGTGGACAGCTTCAAAGATGTTCCATTTTAAGAGCACTTTTGATGAAGCCTTCCCTCATTTTAGCCGATGAACCCACTTCAGCGCTCGATAACATCACCGGCTTACATGTAATGCAATTACTGATGCAGTTTTTAGACCAAGTGGGCATTTTGCTGATCACCCACGATAAAAATTTAGCCGCATGGTGTAGCGACCGTATGATTGAATTAAAAGCCTAA
- a CDS encoding glutamate-5-semialdehyde dehydrogenase, whose translation MQNFLEHAKSASRIIATLDPKTKIDVLMQMADALEAHSERIITENQKDLDEAKKNNLSSALVDRLLLNPKRITEMANAIREIAALKEPVGRILEGWVVPSGLRIEKVSIPIGVIAIIYESRPNVTSDTAALCFKSGNACVLKGGKEAFYSNAIIASLLQEVLEKFNLPTEIISLLPDYSREGVAKLIKMDAYVDLIIPRGGEALIRYVSENATVPVVKHDKGVCHTYVDKEANLNQAIEIVLNAKCQRPSACNSLETLLVHEAIAEAFLPRMKEALDATGAQIKGCDKTHALLHVKLANEEDYHTEHLSNALNIKIVENVDEAIAHIAEFGSSHSEAILSENYTTAERFLNEVDAACVYINASTRFTDGGEFGFGAEVGISTNKLHARGPMGINDLTTYKFKVYGKGQIRA comes from the coding sequence GTGCAAAATTTTTTAGAACACGCCAAATCTGCTAGTCGTATCATTGCGACACTTGATCCTAAAACAAAAATCGATGTTTTAATGCAGATGGCAGATGCGTTGGAAGCACACAGCGAGCGCATCATCACAGAAAACCAAAAAGATTTAGATGAAGCCAAAAAGAACAACCTCAGTTCTGCCCTCGTTGATCGCCTTTTACTCAATCCAAAACGCATTACGGAGATGGCAAACGCGATTCGTGAAATCGCTGCCCTTAAAGAGCCCGTCGGGCGTATTTTAGAGGGTTGGGTTGTGCCAAGTGGCCTTCGCATTGAGAAAGTAAGCATTCCGATTGGTGTGATTGCTATCATCTATGAGAGTCGTCCGAATGTCACGAGTGATACCGCGGCACTGTGCTTTAAAAGTGGCAATGCGTGCGTGCTCAAAGGCGGTAAAGAGGCGTTTTACAGTAATGCTATCATCGCGTCATTGTTGCAAGAGGTACTTGAAAAATTCAACCTTCCAACAGAGATCATCTCGCTTTTACCCGATTACAGTCGTGAGGGAGTTGCAAAACTGATCAAAATGGACGCCTACGTTGATCTCATTATCCCCCGTGGCGGCGAAGCACTGATTCGTTATGTGAGTGAAAATGCGACCGTTCCTGTGGTCAAACATGACAAAGGTGTGTGCCATACCTATGTCGATAAAGAGGCGAATTTAAACCAAGCGATAGAGATAGTCCTGAACGCCAAATGCCAACGCCCAAGTGCCTGCAATTCACTGGAAACGCTTTTGGTTCATGAAGCTATCGCGGAGGCTTTTTTACCACGCATGAAAGAAGCGCTTGATGCGACAGGTGCGCAGATTAAGGGATGTGATAAGACCCACGCGCTTTTACATGTAAAGCTTGCGAACGAGGAAGATTATCATACCGAACACCTGAGTAACGCGCTTAACATCAAGATTGTTGAAAATGTTGATGAAGCCATCGCGCATATCGCCGAGTTTGGCTCTTCGCACTCTGAAGCGATTTTGAGTGAGAACTATACAACGGCGGAACGCTTCTTAAACGAAGTGGACGCAGCGTGCGTGTACATCAACGCTTCAACGCGCTTTACCGATGGTGGCGAGTTTGGTTTTGGCGCGGAAGTGGGCATCAGCACCAATAAACTGCATGCACGAGGTCCCATGGGCATTAACGACCTAACGACGTATAAATTTAAAGTCTATGGCAAAGGGCAGATTCGCGCATGA
- a CDS encoding NAD(P)-binding domain-containing protein, translating into MQQIYDLVIIGGGPGGIGAAVEAKVLGLEHIMMIEKGDNHSQTIRKFYKDNKRVDKNYKGQEIELQGSIDFRDGTKESTLNYFDSLLDKGEIDYAFNAEVESIVKEDNEFRIVTTKAGYRAKHVIVAIGTMGKPNKPDYTLPLSLKERINFNLDKCSQNEKLLIVGGGNSAVEYAIELSKTNNVTLNYRRDTFSRLNEINLELIQEYNGQEKLRLRLGMDIVSIENENGLVKVNFSDGYYTIYDRVIYAIGGTTPVDFLRKCGITLDNDGKPEFDENFETKAKGLYLAGDIAVKSGGSIAIALNHAYHIVSHILKSN; encoded by the coding sequence ATGCAGCAGATTTACGATTTAGTCATTATCGGTGGAGGTCCTGGAGGCATTGGTGCAGCGGTTGAAGCAAAAGTCCTTGGGCTAGAACATATCATGATGATCGAAAAAGGTGACAACCATTCGCAAACCATTCGCAAATTTTACAAAGATAATAAACGCGTTGATAAAAATTATAAAGGTCAAGAGATTGAACTTCAAGGCTCGATCGATTTTCGCGATGGCACCAAAGAGAGCACGCTCAACTACTTTGATTCACTCTTAGATAAAGGGGAGATAGACTACGCTTTTAACGCTGAAGTGGAGAGCATCGTCAAAGAAGATAATGAATTTCGCATCGTAACCACCAAAGCGGGATATCGTGCAAAGCATGTCATTGTCGCTATTGGTACAATGGGAAAACCCAATAAACCTGATTACACACTGCCGCTTTCACTCAAAGAGCGCATCAACTTTAACCTCGACAAATGTTCTCAAAATGAAAAATTACTCATCGTGGGTGGCGGAAATTCCGCTGTTGAATACGCCATAGAGCTTTCCAAAACCAACAATGTCACCCTCAATTACCGTCGTGATACCTTTAGCCGTCTTAATGAGATCAATCTTGAGCTGATTCAAGAGTACAACGGACAAGAGAAACTTCGTCTGCGCCTTGGGATGGACATCGTTTCCATAGAGAATGAAAATGGTCTGGTCAAAGTCAATTTTAGCGATGGGTATTATACGATTTACGATCGTGTCATTTATGCCATTGGCGGTACAACGCCGGTTGATTTTCTGAGAAAATGTGGCATTACCCTTGATAATGATGGTAAGCCAGAATTTGATGAAAATTTTGAAACCAAAGCCAAAGGGCTTTACTTAGCTGGCGACATTGCGGTTAAAAGTGGTGGAAGTATTGCTATTGCGCTCAACCACGCCTATCATATTGTGTCACACATCTTAAAATCAAACTAA